A stretch of DNA from Nitrospira sp. KM1:
TGAAGCCAATTTGACGGACCAATTGATCGAGTTGCGATGCGCACCCCTGAACGTCTCCAATTGCATAAGTGGCCATCGGAGAACACTATCCTGATGCTTGAAAATGTTCAACAAATCTCGGGATGAACAGGCTGCTCAAGGAACGGTACAACTCCTCATACGATGAGCTTGGAAATAAATCATGCCATGCGCCTTAACCGGGTAGCGCCGATCTCTCTACCCATATTCATGAGGAGCTTCTTGGTTGAGCTGAATCAACGTGGCGGGGTGACAGAGGGGAACAAGCGCTCTAGAGGTGGTATTCTGGTTGATGACGGAACCCACTCGAGGCCAGCTAGGGATATTTTGCCTCAATGACGCTACGGAGGCCGCCTCGTGCGGCGAAGGTTCCTGTAACTTTCACCCATACCGGTTTGCAGGCCGCTGCGACATCTTGCAGGATGCGGTTGACGGAATTCTCGTAGAAAATTCCGACATTACGGTAGGCATGGATATACATCTTCAGAGACTTGAGTTCGACGCAAGCCTTGTCGGGCATGTAGTGAACGGTAATCGTTCCGAAGTCTGGAAGGCCGGTCTTGGGACATATGGCTGTGTACTCGGGGATCTCTACGGTAATTTCATATCGCTTGTATTGATTGGGGAAGGTTTCTATCGCTGGAAGGGGAACGGAGATGCCGCTTCTGGCATGACGTTCGTTATACCCATAGGTCGGACGCTGCCTGCGACTCATCTTTCGGTTGCTCACGAGGCTGTTCGGTTCATAATTGTTTCATCCATTCCGTTTGGCCAATCTGTTCCAAAGCAATAAACATCGATACCCACGGACACTTCATGTCCGGGTATACTTCGCAAAATCCACCTTTCCGCACGCCTCCGCAGGGACCGTGACTCATGAACTTTGGACACTCGGCCTTGATTGAATTATCAGGGATTGGAGGACGCTTGTGGACGCCGCCGACATGCTCGGCCCCCTCGTCTTCCCCCGGAACAAGTACGCGTATCGCCATGATTGAACCAGTGTAGACAGAATCCTGCGAATGGGCAATGTGCATCTGCAATTTGTGCACGCGTCATTCCTATCGTGGGACGCTCTGAAAAGCAATGCAAGTTAGGGCGAATGGCCTATCGCTGAGGTGAGGGCTAGGCCTTCTTTCGATCGCTGTGGGCCTTCTGAGAAGTTGCTTTGATTATCAGGACGTTATAGACTTTTACCAGTTCGTTGCGCCATGCCTCCGAAGCAACATTCTGATTGACAGTGTTTTTTCGGCTTTGCTACGATGAATTTAATTTTGACAGCCAGTACATGCGTTAGATTTGTTCTTCCATCCTCGATTTCCTACGGGCTTGCTGCGCACAATTGTATCTGTCTTAAAGGCAACGTATTGTCGTTGTCACCAGAGAGGGAGGTATCCCAATGAGTCTCGACTATGTGAAGTTCTCCAATGGTTTTGAAAAGTTCATGCCGAAGGAATATCGGGACATGGTAGAGCATGGCCCTTTCGGAAAGAAGATTTCCGTTTCTCAGATGGGTAGCTTCAAGGAAGTGCTTGAGGAACATCCGATGTGTGCAGGCTGTGCCATGACACTATTCATTCGGTTGGCCATGATCGCGTTTCCGAACCCTGAAGACACCATCACGGTTGGCACGGCAGGCTGTGGTCGTTTGGCGATCTCTCAAGCTGCCATTCCATTCGTATATGGAAATTACGGTGACCAGAACGGTGTGGCCAGCGGGTTGTCCCGCGGTCTTCGCCTTCGGTTCGGCGACAAGCCGAAGGACGTGGTGGTGATGGCTGGTGACGGTGGAACGGCCGATATCGGATTCCAGCAGGTCCTCCACTCCTGGTTCAGGAAAGAGCGCTTTACGACGATCATGCTGGACAACGAAGTGTATGGCAACACCGGCGGGCAAGAGAGCGGTATGACGAACCGCGGGGCGGTGTTGAAGATGGCCCCCCTCGGCAAGAAATTCGAAAAAATGGACATGGTGCAAATGGCGAAGGTTGCCGGTTGTGCGTACGTGGCCACAGTCGTTCCTAACAATCCTCGCCGGG
This window harbors:
- the queF gene encoding preQ(1) synthase yields the protein MSRRQRPTYGYNERHARSGISVPLPAIETFPNQYKRYEITVEIPEYTAICPKTGLPDFGTITVHYMPDKACVELKSLKMYIHAYRNVGIFYENSVNRILQDVAAACKPVWVKVTGTFAARGGLRSVIEAKYP
- a CDS encoding thiamine pyrophosphate-dependent enzyme, which codes for MSLDYVKFSNGFEKFMPKEYRDMVEHGPFGKKISVSQMGSFKEVLEEHPMCAGCAMTLFIRLAMIAFPNPEDTITVGTAGCGRLAISQAAIPFVYGNYGDQNGVASGLSRGLRLRFGDKPKDVVVMAGDGGTADIGFQQVLHSWFRKERFTTIMLDNEVYGNTGGQESGMTNRGAVLKMAPLGKKFEKMDMVQMAKVAGCAYVATVVPNNPRRVESVIKKAVLIAREVGATYIQAYTSCNIEYAIPTDKVMEDAKTVENDRYAFSEYISDEAKQYLTERYGYKEFLPKPAAPAAAIPGKA
- a CDS encoding methylenetetrahydrofolate reductase C-terminal domain-containing protein, whose product is MHIAHSQDSVYTGSIMAIRVLVPGEDEGAEHVGGVHKRPPIPDNSIKAECPKFMSHGPCGGVRKGGFCEVYPDMKCPWVSMFIALEQIGQTEWMKQL